The Lytechinus pictus isolate F3 Inbred chromosome 17, Lp3.0, whole genome shotgun sequence genome contains a region encoding:
- the LOC129280395 gene encoding uncharacterized protein LOC129280395 codes for MVVAGLCLAVLILLIIALNGIIFFHTKLNLCSSRSEVFDVLQMSPVKKERVVEDDVEANYQEHDGVEINDNQSTPLPEETTGDQAVEPNGDVHVKVDIESKAGSSENKDGDGDAETPGENGEAEGVNVPNDISKQDEGKEDNAGATEHDVVIVEGASET; via the exons ATGGTCGTGGCTGGATTGTGCCTAGCTGTTCTGATTCTTTTAATCATAGCACTGAATGGAATAATATTCTTCCACACGAAACTTAA CCTATGTAGCTCTCGTAGTGAGGTTTTCGACGTCCTCCAAATGTCTCCAGTCAAGAAGGAACGCGTCGTCGAGGACGACGTCGAAGCTAATTACCAAGAACACGACGGCGTCGAGATCAACGACAACCAGTCGACACCGTTGCCCGAAGAGACTACCGGAGATCAGGCTGTTGAGCCTAACGGTGATGTGCACGTTAAGGTCGACATCGAAAGTAAAGCAGGGTCATCGGAGAATAAGGACGGTGACGGAGATGCTGAGACACCTGGAGAGAATGGCGAAGCTGAAGGCGTCAATGTACCAAATGATATCAGCAAACAGGACGAAGGAAAGGAGGACAATGCTGGTGCGACTGAACATGATGTAGTCATCGTAGAGGGTGCCAGTGAAACTTGA